The window TGGCGCGGGAGATGGAGGAGAAGGATTTCTCCGTCCCGGCTGACATGGTGCGCCGCTATGGCGAGATGGGCTTCCTCGGCGTCAACCTGCCGGAGGAATACGGCGGCCTCGGCCTCGGCCATCTCGAGGCGTTGCTGGTGCTCGAACAGTTCGCGATGATTTCGAACGCTGTCGCCTTTCCCGTGTTCGAGGCGCTGGTCGGTCCGGTGCGCACAGTGGAACGCTTCGCCTCGGATGCGCTGAAGGCCCAGATCGTGCCGCAGGTCGTCTCGGGCGAGGCGACGGTCGCCGTCTCCATGTCGGAACCCGATGCCGGTACCGCGCTGACCGACCTGACTACCCGCGCGCAGGATGCAGGCGACCATTACGTGCTCGACGGCAACAAGCGCTGGACCAGCGGCGCGGGCCATGCCCGCTATTATGTCGTCTACACGCGCCTGTCGGACGAGCCCGGCGCACGCGGCATCGGTGCGCTGCTGGTGGACAAGGAAATGGAGGGCGTCGGCTTCGGCAAGCGGGAGAACCTGATGGGCTTCCGCGGGATCGAGACGCGCGACATCACTTTCGACGGCGTGCGGGTGCCCAAGGAAAACCGGATCGTGCCGGCCGGCGGGTTCGGCAAGCTGATGAGCGCTTTCGGCCTCGAACGCTGCGGCAATGCCACCCAGTCGCTCGGCCTTGCCGCCGGTGCGCTGGAACAGGCGACCGAATACGTCCAGGAACGCAAGGCCTTCGGAAAGCCGATCGTCGATTTCCAGGCAGTGCAGATGCGGCTTGCCGAAATGGCCATGCAGGTCGAGGCAGCGCGGCTGCTCATCTACCGAGCCGCTGCCAATGCCGAGCACAATGAGGGCGGCCTGCCGAGCGTCTATGAAAGTTCGACTGCCAAGTGCTTTGCGAACGAAATCGTGCGCAGCGTGACGGCCAACGCCATGCAGGTGATGGGCGGCTACGGCTATCACAAGGATTACGGCATGGAGCAGCGCGTGCGCGACGGTTTTGCCTGGGGCATCGCCGGCGGGACTACCGATGTTCAGAAGACCAATATCGCTGCGGCGATTGTCGGGCGAAGGTTCGATCAAAGGCGTTGATAGGCAACGCTGTATTGCATAGATAGAACGGTATGGACGATACCGCAGACCTCACCCAGCTCGACCCGCGCTACAAGACGATGATGCGTCTGGTCGCGGCGATATTTGCCGTTTTCCTGTTCGTCGGGGCGAGCATTGCCGAAATGGCGATACCCGGCTGGACGGGCATCGTCTGGGTCCCGGCGCTGCTGGTTATCCTCTACGTCGTTATCTGGCTGCCGATGCGGCGTTTTGCGGCGCGCGGTTATTCGCTGGCGGAGGAGCGGCTGAGGGTGGTGCGCGGTGTACTGTTCCGCTCGGACACGGTCGTGCCCTTCGGCCGCGTCCAGCATATCGATGTCGACCAGGGACCGCTCGAACGCGCCTTCCACCTCGCCACGCTGACCGTGCACACGGCCGGCAGCCATAATGCGTCCGTTTCGCTGCCCGGCCTCGCGCATGAGGATGCCGTCGCCATGCGCGAGGAAATCCGTGCGGCCATCCGGCGCGACACCCAGTAATGCAACCGCCCGCGACCCCGCAGCGTACCGATCCGCGCAGCTTCGCAGTGCGCGCGGTGACGATGCTGTTCCAGCTCGTCGTTCCGATGGGTATCGCGGCCGTGACGATCTTCGACGATGGCGAGTTCGCCGGACGGATCGCCTATGCCGTCCCTTTCATCGTCGCGATCATCCTGTTCAACGTGGCGGTCGCCTACCTGCAATGGACGCGGCTGACATACACGGTGGGCGAAGCGGATATCCGCGTCGAGAGCGGCCTTTTGTCGCGTGCTGCCCGTTCGGTCCCCTACGAACGCATCCAGGACGTGAGCCTCGAACAGAAGCTCCTGCCGCGCCTGTTCGGTCTCGTCGAAGTGAAGTTCGAAACGGGTGCGGGCGGCAAGGAAGACCTGGCGCTGACCTATCTGTCCGAAGCCGAAGGGGAGCGCCTGCGCGAACTGGTGCGCGAACGCCGCGAGGGCGATGCGCCTGCCATCGCTGAGGCCGTTCCCACCGAAGCTTTGCCGGAAACCGCACCCCTTTTCGCAATGGACGGCAAGCGCGTCCTCACCTTCGGCCTGTTTGAGTTCTCGCTCGCCGTAGTGGCAGTGATAGGCGGTCTTGCGCAGCAGTTCGAATTCCTCCTGCCGTTCGACCTGTGGGACATCGACGGCTGGCTGGAGAGGCTGACCGGTCCGGGCCAGTGGCTCGCGGGGTTGGGCCCGCTGGCGCAGGTGGTCGGCATAGCAATGGCGCTAGCGAGCCTCTCGCTGATCGGCTTTGCGACCGGCATCGTCCGCACCGCGCTGCGAGAGTGGGACTTCCGGCTCGACCGCACGGCCAAGGGCCTGCGTCGTCGCCGTGGCCTGCTCACCCGCACCGACCTCGTCATGCCCGTGCACCGCGTCCAGGCATTGCGGGTGGAGACGGGTTTCCTGCGCCGCCTGTTCGGCTGGCACAGCCTCAAGGTTGTCAGCCTCGCGAGCGATAGCGGGGCGGCCAATCACGAGGCGGTGCCCTTCGGCCAGATGGATGAAATCGCGCCCGTGGTCGCCGAAACCGGCTTTGCCCTGCCGCCGCAGGACACGATCTGGATGCGCGCGATGGACCGCTATCGCTTCGACAATATCGTGCTGGCGGCCATCGTGCTGCTACCGGCCACCATCGCTGCCATTTTCATCGCCGATTCGCTCCAGTGGCTAATGCCTGCCGGAGTGCTCGGCGCAGCCGTGGTGCACAACTGGTGGCGCTGGCGTTATGACCGGCACGCGATCGATGCCCGCCAGCTCTACAGCCTGCACGGCTGGTTCTCTCCCAGCCTCGCGATCGGCTCGCGGGTGAAGCTGCAGTCGGTCGAAATCCTGCAGGGTCCGATCGCACGCCACCGCGGCTATGCCAGCCTGCTGCTGGGGCTGGCGGGCGGCAATCTGCGCGTGCACGGAATGCCGGTCGACCGCGCGCGCGAATGGCGCGCCGGGATACTCGACAGCATCGGCAGGACCGATTTTTCAGAACTCGTCGAAGCGCAGGTGGATGCCCGCGCGACCTAGGCGCGCAAGTCGGACAGCTCCGCATGGCGGCGGAAATAGGTGTCGACATAGGAGCAGTCGGGCGCGATGCGGAAACCCTGCTCGCGTGCATCGGCGATCATCGCATTCACCAGCTTTTCGGCAATACCCTTGCCCCGCGCCGCGGTCGGCACGAAAGTATGCGTCGCATGGCGCACCTTGCCATCCCCCCGCCAGGTCAGTTCGGCATCGCGCGGTGCGCCTTCGACCGTGGCGAAATAACGGCCTGCGGTTTCGCTGCCGTCGTGTTCGACGGTGATCGTATCGCTCACAAAATATCCTTTCTGTGCAAGCAACGCCGTGCGCGCTAGTGGCGTTCCTGACATGAGCCAGGCCCTCTTTCTTTCCGACAATGCCGCCCGCGTCCATCCCAGCGTCTGGGAGGCCATGCAGGCGGCCGATGCGCCCGATTCTCCGTACGACGGCGATGCCGTCAGCGCGGCGCTGGACGAGAAGTTTTCCGCCCTGTTCGGCCGCGAGTGTGCCGCGCTGTGGGTGGCGACGGGAACGGCGGCAAACTGCCTTGCGCTTGCCACCATGGTCCAGCCGCATGGCGGCGTGGTCTGCCACGAGGAGGCGCATATCGAGGTGGACGAAGGCGGCGCGCCCGGCTTCTATCTGCACGGTGCCAAGCTGCTGCTCGGGCAGGGCGAGGGCGCCAAGCTGACGCCCGATGCAATCCGCGCCGTGATCGACCCGATCCGCGACGACGTCCACCAGGTCCAGCCGCACGCGATCTCGATTACGCAGGCGAGCGAATATGGCCGCAGCTACCGGCCGGACGAACTCGCGCAGATTTCCGCGCTGGCACGCGAACGCGGGCTCGGGCTCCACATGGACGGTGCGCGCTTCGGCAATGCGGCTGCGTTCCTCGGACTTCCCGCCGCAGAGGTGGCAGGCGATGTCGATGCGCTGAGCTTCGGATTCGTGAAGAACGGCGGCATGAGTGCAGAAGCGATCGTCTTCTTCGACGCCTCGCTGGCCGATGTCGCGCGCTATCGCCGCAAGCGCGCCGGACATTTGCAAAGCAAGGGCCGCTATCTCGCCGCCCAGATCCACGCCATGCTGGAGGGCGATTTGTGGCTCGCCAATGCCCGCGCGGCCAATGATGCGGCGCAGGAAATTGCCAGTGCCTGCAGCGACCGGCTGATGCACCCGGTCGAAGCGAACGAGCTGTTCGTGAACTGCACTGCTGCCGAGCGCGAGGTGCTGCGCGGTCAGGGATTTGCTTTCTACGACTGGGGCGATGACGCGGCCCGCTTCGTCACTGCCTGGAATACGCGCGAGGAAGACGCCCGCGCGCTGGCGACAGCGATCGCCGCTCTATGAGCGCAGCGTCCGGCGACGAAAGCCTGCTTTTCCCGCGCAATCTCGCGGCCTTCCTGCTGGTGAGCGTGATCTGGGGCGGCACATGGCTGGTGATCCGCGACCAGATATCCTCGGTCCCGCCAAGCTGGTCGATCGCTTACCGCTTCATCGTCGCGGCTGCGGGGATGTTCATCCTCGCCAGGATGCGGGGCGAGCCGCTGGCACTCCCGCGCGAAGGCTGGGTCTGGGTACTGGCGCTGGGCCTGTTCCAGTTCTCGCTCAATTTCAGCTTCGTCTACAATGCGGAACACTACATCACCTCCGGCCTCGTGGCAGTGATGTTCGCGCTGCTGGTCGTGCCCAATGCCGTGCTCGGCCGCTTCGTATTGGGCCAGCCGATCCGGCGCGAGTTCGTGATCGGGTCTGGCATCGCGGCGGTCGGTGTCGCCATGCTGTTCGCGCATGAATATCGCGCATCCCCGGCAACGCTCGGGGAAGTGCTGCTCGGCGCGGCGCTGACACTGGGCGGGATCCTGTCCGCCAGTGTCGCCAATATCGTGCAGGCGACCGAGGGGGCGAAACGCATCCCGCTGCGCACGCTGCTCGCCTGGGCAATGCTGTGCGGCGTGGCGATCAATTCGATTTTCGCGCTGGTGACGCAGGGCCCGCCGCAATTCGATCCGCGGCCCGAATATGCCCTCGGCATCCTCTACCTCGGCCTGATGGGATCGGTCGTTACCTTCCCGCTTTATTACGGCCTTGTGCGCAAGGTCGGGGCAGGGCAGGCAGCCTACAGTTCGGTCGTGGTGCCGGTGGTGGCAATGATCCTTTCGACCCTGTTCGAAGGGTTCCAGTGGGATTGGCTGCCTGCAGCCGGAGCCGCCATCACGCTCGCCGGCATGGTCGTCGCGATGCGCACCCGCGCCGCGCCGCCGCGCCGCGCTACTCCCGAGCCCTGATCGCCGCCAGCCCTTCGCGGTATGTCGGATAGAGAGGCTCCCAGCCGAGCACTCGCTTCGCCTTGCCGTTCGCCACGCGCCGGTTCTCCGCATAGAAGCCGCGCGCCATGGGCGAGAGGTCGGCCTCTTCCATCGATTGCAGCGGTGGCGGCTCCTGCCCGAGCAGGCGGCAAGCCTCCTCGATCACGGCATTCTGGCTGGTGGGCAGGTCGTCGGAAAGGTTGTAGGCGCCCTCCGGCGCATCACTGTCGATTGCCGCGACCACGCCGGCCACGATATCGTCGACGTGCACCCGGCTGAACACCTGCTCCGGCAAGTCGATCCGATGGGCCTTGCCCGAACGCACACGGTCAAGCGCACTGCGTCCCGGGCCGTAGATGCCGGGCAGGCGGAACACGCGGGCGCCCATCGCAAGCCAGCGTGAATCGCATTCCGCCCGCGCGGCGCGGCGCCCGGTTCCGACAGGCGCACTCTCGTCAACCCAGGCACCCTGCGCATCGCCATAGACGCCGGTCGAGGACAGGTAGCCGAGCCATTTGTCCCCCAGCACATCGCCGAAGCCATCGAGCACCGGATCGCTTTCCTCTGCCGGCGGGACGGAACTCAGCAGGTGGCTGGCATCATCGAGTGCGGCGAGAACGCCTTCGCGATCGGCGAAATCGAGATCGCCCGCACTGCCGGTGGCCCGCACCTCCCAGCCGCGCCCGTGCAGCGCGTCGGCTATGCGCGAGGCGGTGTAGCCAAGGCCGAAGATAAGAAGGCGGCTCATTCGGCGTCGAGATAGCCTTCCTCGGGAATGACGACCTGCGGATCGGTGACATTGTCGGCCTTCCACTGCATCGCCATGCGAACGCGGGTTGCGCCGCTCGGGTGGTCGAAGAACAGCATTTCCTCGACCAGACCCGGCTCGATCTTGCGATATTCCGACAGGCGCATGGCTACCTTGGCGAAACCGTCCGGCTCCTGCGCCGCATCGAGCCCGAAGGCATCGGCCTCGCTCTCCGCCCAGCGGACGAGCGAATTGGTCGCCGGGGTCATCACCAGCATCCACGCGGAAAACAGGATCGTCAGGACCGGCAGCGAAGCCGGGTCGGTGATGTCGCGCACATCCCATTTCTGGCCGTGCCGCGCGATCAGCCGGGGTGCGACGCGGCTGATCGTGAACAGGCCGGTGCCGAAAATCGCGAGGTAGATGCCGACGATCCACCAGACGTGGTCGAGCTTGTAGTGACCCATCTCGTGACCCATCACGGCAAGGATTTCCTCCTCGCTGGTGCGTTCGAGCAGGTTGTCGTTGAGCGAGATGCGGATCGTCGGGCCGAGCCCGGATACGTTGGCCGAAATGCGCTTGTGCTGCTTCGACTGGTCGAACACGTAGATGTGCTCGGCCGGGATGTCGTACTTCGCTGCCACCGCCTCGATCCTGTCGCGCAGCGGGCCTTGTTCCATTTCCTCGTAGGTGTTGAAAAGCGGCGAGACGAACACCGGTGCCAGCACCATGCCGACCAGCATGAACACCCCGATGACGCCGGTCGCCCAGAGCCACCAGCTCTTCGGCGCGCGCCGGATCAGCGCATAGATCGCTATGATCAGGAGCGGCGCGATGATGAGTTCGATGGCGAGCCCCACCAGCTGTTCGCCTGCCCATGTGCTGAAATTCTGCGACATCAGGCTGTACTGCTGCTCGCGGAAGAACTCCGTGTAGATCGTCCAGGGGAGCAGCAATATCGGCGCGACGATCGAGTAGAGCAGGGCGGTAATGCCGGTGACTGCCCAGCGGCGTTTGCTCACCCGCTCGCCGATGTTGCGGAAGGCTGCGGCCAGGCGGAAGCGCAGCAGCAGCCAATCGGCCAGGATGCTGGCCAGTGCGCCCCACAGGATCAGCCAGTAGCCCCCTTCGAAATAGGCGTCCGACTGTGCGCGGGCCGGGCCCTGCAAGGTATCGAGATAGGCGCGCGTCGCGGTTTCGACATCGAAACCGCCCGCTGCCGTGGCAAGCAGGTCCAGCATGGCAAATTCCCTCCTGCGCGCTGGCTGCGGGAGAGCGGCGAATCTGTCAATCGCACCGCGCTTGCGGTCCGACGAGTGAACGCAAGCCCTCGACGGGCGTTGGTTTGGGTGACACAGAGCACCCGACCCCAGCATTTATCAGGAAAACCATGGATATCGCCCGCACCCCCTCGAACCCCGACGGCAATATCGAGATGGCCGATGCCGCGATGCAGCCGCACGATCCGCCCGAGATCCGGCGCGAGGATTACCGCCCATTCCCCTGGCTCGTCCCCGACACCCGGCTCGATTTCGAACTCGGCCTCGACAGCACGCGCGTCCGCTCGCGCCTGACCGTCGTTCGCAATGCAAAGGCGGACAAGTCGCCCACAATACGCCTGAACGGCGACGGTATTACCGCCACCCGCGTCAAGGTCGACGGCGAGCCGACCAGCGCCTTCACCATGGACGGCGACGATATAGTGCTGACCCTGCCGGGCGATGCGCACGAGATCGCCATCGAGACCGAGATCGATCCGGCATCGAATTCGCAGCTGATGGGCCTCTATGCCTCGAACGGCATGCTTTGCACCCAGTGCGAATCCGAAGGCTTCCGCCGCATCACCTTCTTCCCCGACCGGCCCGACGTGCTTTCGACCTATACCGTCCGCATGAGCGGGCCCAAGGCCCAGTTCCCGATCCTGCTGTGCAACGGCAACCGCGTGGCGACGGGCGAGGAGGGCGCCGACCACTGGGCTGAATGGCACGACCCGTGGCCCAAGCCGTCCTATCTTTTCGCGCTGGTGGCAGGCGACCTTGTCGCCAATACCGACAGCTTCACCACCATGAACGGCCGCAAGGTCGAACTGAACGTCTGGGTCCGCGAAGGCGATCTCGAACGCACGCAGCACGCCATGGACAGCCTCAAGCGCTCGATGAAATGGGACGAGGAAGCCTTCGGGCGCGAATACGACCTCGACCTGTTCAACATCGTCGCGGTGAGCGATTTCAACATGGGGGCGATGGAGAACAAGGGGCTCAACGTCTTCAACACCAAATACGTGCTGGCCGACCCCGACACCGCGACGGACGGCGATTTCGACGCCGTCGAAGGCGTGATCGGGCACGAGTATTTCCACAACTGGTCGGGCAACCGCATCACCTGCCGCGACTGGTTCCAGCTCTCGCTCAAGGAAGGCTTCACGGTCCTGCGCGACCAGCTGTTCAGCCAGGACATGGGCTCTGCCCCGGTCAAGCGGATCGAGGACGTGCGCATCCTGCGCAGCGCGCAGTTCCCCGAGGACAGCGGCCCGCTGGCGCATCCGATCCGGCCCGACAGCTACCGCGAGATCAGCAATTTCTACACTGCGACGGTCTACAACAAGGGCGCCGAAGTCATCCGCATGATGCGCACCATGGCGGGCGAGGAACGGTTCCGTCAGGGGACCGACCTCTATTTCGACCGTCACGACGGCGAGGCCGCAACCTGCGAGGATTTCGTCAAGTCGATCGAGGACGGCGTGGGGCTCGACCTCACGCAGTTCCGCCTGTGGTATTCGCAGGCCGGCACGCCGAAAGTGACCGTCGACCTGTCGCACGAAGGCGACGAGGCGGTACTGAAACTCGGCCAGACCGTGCCGGAAACGCCCGGCCAGCCGCTCAAGCAGCCCATGCCCATCCCGCTCAAAGTTGCCCTGTTCGACCGGGCGAGCGGAAAGCATTCGGGCGAACAACTGGTCGTGCTTGACAAGGCGAGCGCCGAATACCGCTTCCAGGGCTTTGCCGAAAAGCCGGTGCTCTCGATCAACCGCGGTTTTTCCGCGCCCGTCACGGTGGAACGCAGCATCCCGCGCGAGGAGCTAGTGTTCCTCGCCGCGCGCG of the Qipengyuania gaetbuli genome contains:
- a CDS encoding acyl-CoA dehydrogenase family protein, whose product is MDFRLTEQQRELQDAARTFARKELPDLAREMEEKDFSVPADMVRRYGEMGFLGVNLPEEYGGLGLGHLEALLVLEQFAMISNAVAFPVFEALVGPVRTVERFASDALKAQIVPQVVSGEATVAVSMSEPDAGTALTDLTTRAQDAGDHYVLDGNKRWTSGAGHARYYVVYTRLSDEPGARGIGALLVDKEMEGVGFGKRENLMGFRGIETRDITFDGVRVPKENRIVPAGGFGKLMSAFGLERCGNATQSLGLAAGALEQATEYVQERKAFGKPIVDFQAVQMRLAEMAMQVEAARLLIYRAAANAEHNEGGLPSVYESSTAKCFANEIVRSVTANAMQVMGGYGYHKDYGMEQRVRDGFAWGIAGGTTDVQKTNIAAAIVGRRFDQRR
- a CDS encoding threonine aldolase family protein, whose amino-acid sequence is MSQALFLSDNAARVHPSVWEAMQAADAPDSPYDGDAVSAALDEKFSALFGRECAALWVATGTAANCLALATMVQPHGGVVCHEEAHIEVDEGGAPGFYLHGAKLLLGQGEGAKLTPDAIRAVIDPIRDDVHQVQPHAISITQASEYGRSYRPDELAQISALARERGLGLHMDGARFGNAAAFLGLPAAEVAGDVDALSFGFVKNGGMSAEAIVFFDASLADVARYRRKRAGHLQSKGRYLAAQIHAMLEGDLWLANARAANDAAQEIASACSDRLMHPVEANELFVNCTAAEREVLRGQGFAFYDWGDDAARFVTAWNTREEDARALATAIAAL
- a CDS encoding DMT family transporter, with amino-acid sequence MSAASGDESLLFPRNLAAFLLVSVIWGGTWLVIRDQISSVPPSWSIAYRFIVAAAGMFILARMRGEPLALPREGWVWVLALGLFQFSLNFSFVYNAEHYITSGLVAVMFALLVVPNAVLGRFVLGQPIRREFVIGSGIAAVGVAMLFAHEYRASPATLGEVLLGAALTLGGILSASVANIVQATEGAKRIPLRTLLAWAMLCGVAINSIFALVTQGPPQFDPRPEYALGILYLGLMGSVVTFPLYYGLVRKVGAGQAAYSSVVVPVVAMILSTLFEGFQWDWLPAAGAAITLAGMVVAMRTRAAPPRRATPEP
- a CDS encoding M48 family metallopeptidase; translation: MLDLLATAAGGFDVETATRAYLDTLQGPARAQSDAYFEGGYWLILWGALASILADWLLLRFRLAAAFRNIGERVSKRRWAVTGITALLYSIVAPILLLPWTIYTEFFREQQYSLMSQNFSTWAGEQLVGLAIELIIAPLLIIAIYALIRRAPKSWWLWATGVIGVFMLVGMVLAPVFVSPLFNTYEEMEQGPLRDRIEAVAAKYDIPAEHIYVFDQSKQHKRISANVSGLGPTIRISLNDNLLERTSEEEILAVMGHEMGHYKLDHVWWIVGIYLAIFGTGLFTISRVAPRLIARHGQKWDVRDITDPASLPVLTILFSAWMLVMTPATNSLVRWAESEADAFGLDAAQEPDGFAKVAMRLSEYRKIEPGLVEEMLFFDHPSGATRVRMAMQWKADNVTDPQVVIPEEGYLDAE
- a CDS encoding PH domain-containing protein, which translates into the protein MQPPATPQRTDPRSFAVRAVTMLFQLVVPMGIAAVTIFDDGEFAGRIAYAVPFIVAIILFNVAVAYLQWTRLTYTVGEADIRVESGLLSRAARSVPYERIQDVSLEQKLLPRLFGLVEVKFETGAGGKEDLALTYLSEAEGERLRELVRERREGDAPAIAEAVPTEALPETAPLFAMDGKRVLTFGLFEFSLAVVAVIGGLAQQFEFLLPFDLWDIDGWLERLTGPGQWLAGLGPLAQVVGIAMALASLSLIGFATGIVRTALREWDFRLDRTAKGLRRRRGLLTRTDLVMPVHRVQALRVETGFLRRLFGWHSLKVVSLASDSGAANHEAVPFGQMDEIAPVVAETGFALPPQDTIWMRAMDRYRFDNIVLAAIVLLPATIAAIFIADSLQWLMPAGVLGAAVVHNWWRWRYDRHAIDARQLYSLHGWFSPSLAIGSRVKLQSVEILQGPIARHRGYASLLLGLAGGNLRVHGMPVDRAREWRAGILDSIGRTDFSELVEAQVDARAT
- a CDS encoding PH domain-containing protein → MDDTADLTQLDPRYKTMMRLVAAIFAVFLFVGASIAEMAIPGWTGIVWVPALLVILYVVIWLPMRRFAARGYSLAEERLRVVRGVLFRSDTVVPFGRVQHIDVDQGPLERAFHLATLTVHTAGSHNASVSLPGLAHEDAVAMREEIRAAIRRDTQ
- the pepN gene encoding aminopeptidase N, coding for MDIARTPSNPDGNIEMADAAMQPHDPPEIRREDYRPFPWLVPDTRLDFELGLDSTRVRSRLTVVRNAKADKSPTIRLNGDGITATRVKVDGEPTSAFTMDGDDIVLTLPGDAHEIAIETEIDPASNSQLMGLYASNGMLCTQCESEGFRRITFFPDRPDVLSTYTVRMSGPKAQFPILLCNGNRVATGEEGADHWAEWHDPWPKPSYLFALVAGDLVANTDSFTTMNGRKVELNVWVREGDLERTQHAMDSLKRSMKWDEEAFGREYDLDLFNIVAVSDFNMGAMENKGLNVFNTKYVLADPDTATDGDFDAVEGVIGHEYFHNWSGNRITCRDWFQLSLKEGFTVLRDQLFSQDMGSAPVKRIEDVRILRSAQFPEDSGPLAHPIRPDSYREISNFYTATVYNKGAEVIRMMRTMAGEERFRQGTDLYFDRHDGEAATCEDFVKSIEDGVGLDLTQFRLWYSQAGTPKVTVDLSHEGDEAVLKLGQTVPETPGQPLKQPMPIPLKVALFDRASGKHSGEQLVVLDKASAEYRFQGFAEKPVLSINRGFSAPVTVERSIPREELVFLAARDDDPFARYEAMQDLMVGHLVAAVGGTLSDDERRGGREDIAEAMRAILTDAKLDDLMRGELMIMPSQTYIAEQMDVSDPGRIHTEREALKAELGSRLSAEMHALYDRAEKIPFSLEAEAKGARKVKTLVLTYAAASDPAKAAELAASQYERADNMTDRQGALMVLTGLEGVERTNKLLDFYNRYRGNALVVDKWFALQASSLHPGVVEHVKALAEHPDFTLRNPNRVRSLYMAFAANPHGFHAPDGEGYRMIGDLILALDPINAQTAARFVPPLGRWRRIEPGRAAMMREQLERIAEAPKLSRDTFEQVTRSLG
- a CDS encoding Rossmann-fold NAD(P)-binding domain-containing protein — protein: MSRLLIFGLGYTASRIADALHGRGWEVRATGSAGDLDFADREGVLAALDDASHLLSSVPPAEESDPVLDGFGDVLGDKWLGYLSSTGVYGDAQGAWVDESAPVGTGRRAARAECDSRWLAMGARVFRLPGIYGPGRSALDRVRSGKAHRIDLPEQVFSRVHVDDIVAGVVAAIDSDAPEGAYNLSDDLPTSQNAVIEEACRLLGQEPPPLQSMEEADLSPMARGFYAENRRVANGKAKRVLGWEPLYPTYREGLAAIRARE
- a CDS encoding GNAT family N-acetyltransferase, whose amino-acid sequence is MSDTITVEHDGSETAGRYFATVEGAPRDAELTWRGDGKVRHATHTFVPTAARGKGIAEKLVNAMIADAREQGFRIAPDCSYVDTYFRRHAELSDLRA